The nucleotide window TTGCTTGTCATTGCGAGTCGTAGGCGAAGCAATATCTACCTGAGTTTGTTAAAAATTTTCGGATAAATCAATCCATTGCGGATTTATTGATTCTATCAGATCAATTTTCTTTTTCCTATTGCCGGCTTTTATTTGCTTTTCTCGTTGAATGGCGTCCTTTATATCTTGAAAATATTCGCAATACCCTAATTTCGTAACGTTATATTTGGCTGTAAAACCGTGCAATTTTTCCTTGTGCTCATTTTTGTTGAATGCGGAATTTATGTTCCTACTACACATTTTTTCCGCGGAAAAAATGCGCGCTGTCTGCAAAAATTCCAAATAATGGTATGATGTGTTTATTTAAAAGAAAACCTGAATGCCTAGGCGTCTTACTTCGCCACTTCTACATACCTGCCCTTGGGCAAATCGGGGAGTGCTCCGTTAGCGTTGCGTACTCCGACGGGCTTTCCGAGCACATTGAATATCTTGCTGCCGGGCTTGCCGTATTTTGCCTTGCGCAGGTTGGTGATGACGGTGGTGCCGCCTTCGATTGTTACCGTGATTTCGAAGGAGACTTGCTTACTGCCGTAAACGAGCGCTTGTCGCACGGTGAAGGTGTCTCCGGCTTTGACTTTACCTGGCATGTGACCGATTTTTGTGGTCATGGTCGTGAGGTCCATGTTGGAGAACACGACGCTAGAACCGTTCGGATCCCAGGTCGTGATTTTGCCGTCCTTGTCGAACCAATGGCCGGTGCCTTCGCCGGTCGTTTTGCTGTTGAGGCTTCCGTCGGGTTCCACTCCGTAGAATTCTACTTTGTCTTCAATTTCGGTGCGTTTGATGCCGAGGATGCTTGCGACTTCGCTGCCGTTCAGGTCGAGTGTTACGGGCGCATAGTTGTCGCTTATTGGGAGCGTTGTCTCAAGTGCGATTTTCTGGATGGTGATTTCTGCGACGCTGCTGGAACTTGCCTCTGTCGACGAGCTGGACGAGGGTTCGGAGCAGTTCTCACCGATGCAGAACGTGAGCGCATCTCCGGGCGTCCCGATGTTGGTAATCTTGAGGCCTGTCTTGGTGCCGTTATGCCAGCGGATAGCGGGGTAGGCATCATCTGAAAATTCCGCGTAGGTTCCGCTCTTGAAGAACGTGTTGGCGGTGCTGCCCGGGCTTGGCCACTGGTCGCCGGGATTGTCGCTTGATTTTCCCGCCGCGCTGGCATGCACGATTCGGAGTCCGAGCTTGTCTGCAGCGGAATTGCCTTCAATTGAAAAATCGTAGTGTTGCATCAAGAGCCCGCTCCCGGCGAGTACCTTGTCGCGGCCTGTGTTGCGCACGTAAGACCAAACTAAACCTTCCTGGTTCGGCCTTGCGGGGTTCTTGTAGCGGTAGCAGAACTCTCCGGGCTTGGAGACTTCGAGACCTGTTACGTTGTTTACATCATCGCTGGTGATGTCCACGAACGGAATCCAGCCCTGGTCCGCACGGTAGAAGTCGTTTATTGCCACCGGGTTCAAATCGTTTGCGCGGTTGCCCATGGTGCAGTAGTCGCCGTACCAGTAGAGGTCCGGCCAGCCGAAGATCATGTGCCCCGATTCATGCACGAATACGTAAATGGAGAACTTGCCGGGCATGTCCGTCATCTGATGGTGCGTGAGCTTTACGCCATCGCGCCTTTCGCTGGACCATCCGGAATGCGGCCAGAGCCCCTGTCCCCAAGTTTGCCCGGCGCCGGCGTATACGATGTTGATGGCTTCGGTGGTGCCGTCCTTGTCGTTGTCGTAGCGTGAAAAATCTACCTGGGGGTCGAAATACTCAAAGACCTCTTTCATGAGCGAATCGGAACCCGAGTATCCTTGCAAACTTTCGTACCATGACTTGGGATGTTTTGCGCGGTACCAGCCGTAGACTTCGTTCGTGAGGTCCAGTTGTCCGTTAGAAACGTCAAGGTAGTAGTCGCGTACAGAACCGTTGCAACCGTCCCGATTGAATCCTTCTTTATTCAGCCAGTCTTCTACCTCGTTCACCGTGACCGGGGCTGCCTTGTCCGGGAAATCCACGAGCAAAGTCAAACTGTAGATTTTGCCCTTGGGGGCGGCGTAGTGGCTCTGGGTTGTGACCGCGGTCGTTTTCATGAGGGCGCGGGTTTGGGGTGCCCCGCGGGAATTGTCGAACGTGGGCCTCGCCTCGGCGGGCCATTCCTGGACGCGTTTCCCCTGATACACGATGTCGGCAAAAAGCGTCGTTGGGAACAACAATAATAAAAGACAAAGCGGGTTAACCCAATTTTTCATATAACACATCCCATGTTTAGTACACCTTTTTCTGAAAATACATTAATTTCGCCCCAAAAGGCCGCTTTTCTTTAAATTTTACGCAAGGGGGCTTTGAAATTTCTGCAAAACTATTTGCTTTTAGGTGGGGTAAATCCCTTTTTGCCGGATTTATTTTTGAGAAAGGTTGTGTAGTGTTGGAAAAAGGATGGTACAAGATGTTTGGAATTGAAGCAAAAAAAATTGCTTGCGTTGCCTTTGCTGTGGTTGGTGGTCTCTTCACACAAGGGTTTTCTCAAGACGTTCTTTATCCTGATATGTTCGCGTTGAACGAAGTTCAACTGCTTGACGGTCCGTTAAAAGAACGCCAAGACTTGAACGTAGAAACCCTGCTGAGTTACGACGTGGACCGCCTTCTGGCGCCGTTCTACGAAGAAGCGGGCATGAGGCCGAAAGCATCCAAGTTCCCGAACTGGGCTGGTTTGGACGGGCATGTACTCGGGCATTACCTGAGTGCACTTGCGATGCATTACGCTGACAATGACGACATTCAGGTTAAAGAACGGTTGGAATATGTCTTGAATGAACTCAAAACCATTCAGGACCAGAATTCCAAGGACAATAACTTCAAGGGCTACATTAGCGGCGTGCCCAACGGCAAAAAGATGTGGCTCAGCATGAAGAGCGGAAATGCCGGCGCCCAGAGCGGTTATTGGGTGCCGTGGTACAACATTCACAAGCTTTACGCGGGCCTGCGCGATGCCTACATTTATGCAGGCTATGAACAGGCTAAGACCATGTTCTTGGCTCTTTGTGATTGGGGCCTTACAATTACGGGCGGCCTCAACGATTCCAAGATGGAATCTATGCTCGGTACAGAACACGGCGGCATGGCTGAGGTCTATGCCGACGCCTACGCGCTCACCAAACAAGACAAGTACTTGAAAGAGGCCAAACGCTGGTCGCACAAGTGGCTTTTGAACGCCATGGCGGCAAGCAATGATAACCTGACCAACGTGCATGCGAATACGCAGGTGCCGAAAGTCGTGGGCTTTGCGCGCGTTGCCGAACTCACGAATGACGCAACATATGTAAAGGGCTCCGAATATTTCTGGGACCGCGTGGTCAACAAGAGAAGCATTGCAATCGGCGGCAACAGCATTTCGGAACATTTCCCCTCTTTCGATAACCACAAAAAGTATGTGGAAGAGCGCGAAGGACCGGAATCTTGCAACACTTACAACATGCTCAAGCTCACGGAACGCCTGTTCAATATGGACCATAGCGCCAAGCAGGCGGATTTCTATGAACGCGCGCTCTTTAACCATATCTTATCCACAATACATCCAAAACATGGCGGGTACGTGTACTTCACTCCTGCACGTCCCCGCCATTACCGGGTGTATTCCAAGGTGAATGCGGCCATGTGGTGCTGCGTGGGTTCGGGCATGGAAAACCCGGCCAAGTACAACCAGTTTATTTACACCAAAGACGGCGACAAGCTTTACGTGAACCTCTTTGCCGCATCCATCTTGAATTGGAAGGCGAAGAACGTGCAAATCAAACAAGAGACCGCATTCCCGAAGGGTGAAAGTTCCAAGTTCACCGTTACCGGCTCCGGCTCTTTTGACATGCAGATTCGCCACCCGTACTGGGTCAAAGAAGGCGAATTCAAGGTGATCGTAAACGGCGACACCGTGGTGAAAAAGTCTGACCCTTCGAGCTACGTGTCGGCCGGAAAATCTTGGAAGAGCGGCGATGTAATCGAAGTACTTTACCCCATGTACACGCATGTCGAAGAATTGCCCAACGTGTCTGACTACGTGGCGCTTTTGCATGGCCCGATCGTGCTTTCTGCAAAAACGGGAACCGCTAACCTGAACGGCCTCGTGGCCGATGACGGTCGCTGGAGCCATATTGCCTCGGGCGCGCTCGAATCGCTTGACCAGGCGCCCATGCTTGCGAGCAAGAAAGAAGACATTCCTTCGAAGCTAGAACCTGTCAAGGGTGAACCGCTGCACTTCAAGGCACCATACCTGTTTGCGAACAAGAAAGACGGCAGCCTGCTTCTGGAACCCTTCTATGAAGTGCATGACGCGCGCTACATGATGTATTGGATGGTGCTTACGGACCCCTCGATTCTGGAACGCCTGAAAAAGGAACAAGAAGAAGCCTTGGCGCTTGACGAAAAGACGGTTGACAAGGTGGCCCCTGGCGAGCAGCAGCCCGAAGTGGATCACCAGATGAAGACTGAAAATACGACCTCTGGTACGGCAAACGGTGAATTCTACCGCGATGCAGGTAAGTGCAATGCGGGCGACGGCGGCATGATCAGCTACGTGCTCGAAACCAATAGCGAAGATTCCTTGAGCCTGATGGTTCGCTATTGGGGCAACGAAGGCTGCTCCCGTACCTTTGATATCATGATTGATGGCGAAAAACTTGCGACTGAAAGCATCGAGGGCAAGTGGAACAAGAAGGAATTCGTGAATGAAGTCTATGCGATTCCCGA belongs to Fibrobacter sp. UWB15 and includes:
- a CDS encoding M6 family metalloprotease domain-containing protein gives rise to the protein MKNWVNPLCLLLLLFPTTLFADIVYQGKRVQEWPAEARPTFDNSRGAPQTRALMKTTAVTTQSHYAAPKGKIYSLTLLVDFPDKAAPVTVNEVEDWLNKEGFNRDGCNGSVRDYYLDVSNGQLDLTNEVYGWYRAKHPKSWYESLQGYSGSDSLMKEVFEYFDPQVDFSRYDNDKDGTTEAINIVYAGAGQTWGQGLWPHSGWSSERRDGVKLTHHQMTDMPGKFSIYVFVHESGHMIFGWPDLYWYGDYCTMGNRANDLNPVAINDFYRADQGWIPFVDITSDDVNNVTGLEVSKPGEFCYRYKNPARPNQEGLVWSYVRNTGRDKVLAGSGLLMQHYDFSIEGNSAADKLGLRIVHASAAGKSSDNPGDQWPSPGSTANTFFKSGTYAEFSDDAYPAIRWHNGTKTGLKITNIGTPGDALTFCIGENCSEPSSSSSTEASSSSVAEITIQKIALETTLPISDNYAPVTLDLNGSEVASILGIKRTEIEDKVEFYGVEPDGSLNSKTTGEGTGHWFDKDGKITTWDPNGSSVVFSNMDLTTMTTKIGHMPGKVKAGDTFTVRQALVYGSKQVSFEITVTIEGGTTVITNLRKAKYGKPGSKIFNVLGKPVGVRNANGALPDLPKGRYVEVAK
- a CDS encoding beta-L-arabinofuranosidase domain-containing protein, whose product is MFGIEAKKIACVAFAVVGGLFTQGFSQDVLYPDMFALNEVQLLDGPLKERQDLNVETLLSYDVDRLLAPFYEEAGMRPKASKFPNWAGLDGHVLGHYLSALAMHYADNDDIQVKERLEYVLNELKTIQDQNSKDNNFKGYISGVPNGKKMWLSMKSGNAGAQSGYWVPWYNIHKLYAGLRDAYIYAGYEQAKTMFLALCDWGLTITGGLNDSKMESMLGTEHGGMAEVYADAYALTKQDKYLKEAKRWSHKWLLNAMAASNDNLTNVHANTQVPKVVGFARVAELTNDATYVKGSEYFWDRVVNKRSIAIGGNSISEHFPSFDNHKKYVEEREGPESCNTYNMLKLTERLFNMDHSAKQADFYERALFNHILSTIHPKHGGYVYFTPARPRHYRVYSKVNAAMWCCVGSGMENPAKYNQFIYTKDGDKLYVNLFAASILNWKAKNVQIKQETAFPKGESSKFTVTGSGSFDMQIRHPYWVKEGEFKVIVNGDTVVKKSDPSSYVSAGKSWKSGDVIEVLYPMYTHVEELPNVSDYVALLHGPIVLSAKTGTANLNGLVADDGRWSHIASGALESLDQAPMLASKKEDIPSKLEPVKGEPLHFKAPYLFANKKDGSLLLEPFYEVHDARYMMYWMVLTDPSILERLKKEQEEALALDEKTVDKVAPGEQQPEVDHQMKTENTTSGTANGEFYRDAGKCNAGDGGMISYVLETNSEDSLSLMVRYWGNEGCSRTFDIMIDGEKLATESIEGKWNKKEFVNEVYAIPDAMVKGKKEIRVTFQAGAGNMVGGLYGVRLLRNKPKPEPTAIAAKLATRPDLKARVYGGELQIDAGTALSQGYTARIFSMNGRLVKSQALAAGQSSFSIGLGDVQNGMYILKIQRDGFSYGTTIFRKNR